A region of the Bacillus sp. NP247 genome:
TGAAATTGATTTAACAACTGCGATGATTCCAGAGGGAGAAACGGTAATTGTTATTCGGGGAGTCATTGGTAATATTCGTTTATATGTGCCGTATGATATTGAATTGTCTTTAAATCATTCTGTTATTGTTGGGCGCGTGCTCTTGCCAGGACACGAAGAAACGGGATTTAACCGTAATGTTACGTTTAGAACAGAACAGTATAAAGAAGCTCCTCGTCGTATTAAAATTATTTCTTCGCTTGTCGTAGGCGATACGGAAGTGAGGAAAGTATAATGAAAAAACAAAGGAATATTTCATGGATGTATATTCGTTATTCTATGTTATCTTCTGTAAGTATCGCACTTATTTGTACGATTGTTTATGTATGGAAAAGTGAGCAACAAGTTTATGATATATTATGGAAAGAATCCATCGCTTCTGTTCCAATTGGCTTGTTTATTATGAGTACCAGTCTCCTTATCGGAGGAATTGTAGGGTATGCAATCGGTTATTATATAGAGCAGCGTATACAAGGATTAAATACTTTTCTGTTCGAAGTAGAACGAGGGAATTTTCCAAGTGATGTTTCATTTACTGCGGATGATGAATTTCATGAAGTGGAACGAAAAGTAATTGGTCTTGCTCGTCGCTTAGAAGAGCAAGCTGGGCTATTTCAAAAAGTAACGAATGAACGAGCCCATTGGAATGAAGAGATGAGACAAGAAGCGATTTCTCAAGAAAGGCATCGATTAGCGAGAGAGCTGCATGATTCTGTAAGTCAGCAGCTTTTTGCAATGTCGATGATGATGTCAGCCATTAATGAACAAGTAGCTGAAATTCCAGACACAACGAAAAAACAGTTACAGCTTGTTGAGAATATGGTTGTAAATGCACAATCAGAAATGAGAGCATTACTTCTTCATTTACGCCCAGTGCAGTTAGAAGGTAAGAAACTAACAGAGGGTATAGAAGAATTATTAACAGAACTGTCTAGAAAGCAACATATGAAAATTGAATGGTTAATTGAACCGATACAATTAAAAAAAGGTGTAGAGGATCATTTATTCCG
Encoded here:
- a CDS encoding sensor histidine kinase; this encodes MKKQRNISWMYIRYSMLSSVSIALICTIVYVWKSEQQVYDILWKESIASVPIGLFIMSTSLLIGGIVGYAIGYYIEQRIQGLNTFLFEVERGNFPSDVSFTADDEFHEVERKVIGLARRLEEQAGLFQKVTNERAHWNEEMRQEAISQERHRLARELHDSVSQQLFAMSMMMSAINEQVAEIPDTTKKQLQLVENMVVNAQSEMRALLLHLRPVQLEGKKLTEGIEELLTELSRKQHMKIEWLIEPIQLKKGVEDHLFRIVQEALSNTLRHAKAKKTEVRLRKIDQYAILKIIDDGVGFKVGVNKAGSYGLRSMQERVHEIGGTLKVLSFPSKGTQIEVKVPIMIERGGES